Proteins encoded together in one Cardiocondyla obscurior isolate alpha-2009 linkage group LG07, Cobs3.1, whole genome shotgun sequence window:
- the LOC139103996 gene encoding TIP41-like protein, whose product MTAVKVHGGIDILRLPVNEEEHFCPPWRIKYTQSHILHSKCSKSEDGCTTSEANACQFCVYNNALELPHMPDMVFPNNVLSLVHQNGPMLQFNALDALRYVSNGKINVQLACAEAWKESRSESSEYLEEKIKPFDWTFTTNYTGTISGFKVEETNERIDMDKLKQRDKIMFYHDLTLFEDELHDNGIAVNSVKIRVMPGSFFILLRYFLRIDNVMIRINDTRIYHEFGKNYLLREFTSREAKVQDIRVSPALFLEPSAIAPHLPLTGSRYHKLIILEKEEIKLSEDTIAQNETTTEKNVLQSADKHTADSSIT is encoded by the exons ATGACAGCGGTAAAAGTGCACGGTGGTATCGATATTTTAAGATTACCAGTAAATGAGGAGGAACATTTTTGTCCCCCGTGGCGTATAAAGTACACCCAGTCTCATATTCTTCATTCAAAATGTTCCAAAAGTGAGGATGGTTGCACTACCAGTGAGGCAAATGCTTGTCAATTTTGCGT ATATAATAATGCATTAGAATTACCACATATGCCAGACATGGTTTTTCCCAATAATGTATTATCCCTGGTGCATCAGAATGGACCAATGTTGCAGTTTAATGCCTTGGATGCTCTAAGATATGTTTctaatggaaaaattaatgtacagcTTGCTTGTGCAGAAGCATGGAAGGAATCAAG ATCAGAAAGTAGCGAATATCTAGAGGAAAAAATCAAGCCCTTTGATTGGACATTTACTACCAATTATACCGGTACAATATCTGGCTTTAAAGTTGAAGAAACAAATGAAAGAATTGATAtggataaattaaaacaaagagataaaattatgttttatcaCGATTTAACATTGTTTGAAGATGAACTTCACGACAATGGGATTGCAGTGAATTCAGTAAAAATC agaGTGATGCCTGGCAGTTTTTTTATACTGTTACGATACTTCCTTAGAATCGACAATGTAATGATAAGAATAAATGATACACGTATTTATCATGAGTTCGggaaaaattacttattacgTGAATTTACGTCACGAGAAGCAAAAGTTCAGGATATTCGT GTTTCCCCTGCACTCTTTCTGGAACCAAGTGCAATAGCACCTCACTTGCCATTAACTGGAAGTCGATACCATAAACTGATTATActtgaaaaagaagaaattaaattaagtgaAGATACAATTGCACAAAATGAAACTACGACTGAAAAAAACGTGTTACAATCTGCCGATAAACATACAGCAGACAGTTCCATTACttaa
- the Sty gene encoding protein sprouty: MNERGDEARVARARGSGRGALPSPILANGTSSSRVSPPRAGWAVRITEATLIPTSSQHSSVSNTPTTPVERWASKRTVPVWTGRAATSLSAAAAGATETATATNVRGESFFAADRGPANTAGIHLEDCRIEKEREELEATKKVEHWQRQYCQDQQQQQRRHFERSTLQSSGAAGRFELNGRPMSRNDAISPLPRPLSSRTNIAASDDDRINGAVDSDSRFVLSETRVHDHSRPFPPPRLPLVHVTTSVPSVPPPPPPPPPPLTSRSVPGSPTTRVAPLTMPLTPLSSSFRSRSSLRRSQNVETSPSDVNSRSLLSPSSVDTTITTITTSPRSPIGEVSLAAPRPDGERTINEYVEAPFKNSRCNQERRLDADTKTAGDCPKTERRHHHHHHHHHHHHRGHEDSTVVPTHRARGRAKNLSIRGFGSGPGVISSVATSANAATANAVTKQPVSFTKEPANTLGTRTYDPAALSIICDFCGRCRCESCREPPPLPSKWLCDNTCLCSAETVLDYASCLCCVKGLFYHCVDGGSGGAVPSTMDTDVAATSCADEPCSCTGNRTASRWACLGALALLMPCLLCYWPLRGCVTLCETCYARHAAQGCRCNMNAIGSRHHPITSDIGDSRDPEKRLLDPVTPEL, from the exons ATGAATGAAC GTGGGGATGAAGCGCGTGTCGCGAGGGCGAGAGGAAGCGGACGCGGAGCATTACCGAGCCCCATCCTCGCTAATGGAACGTCCTCGTCGAGAGTATCACCACCTCGCGCGGGCTGGGCAGTGCGAATTACCGAGGCGACCCTTATCCCAACGTCAAGTCAGCATTCATCGGTTTCAAATACACCGACGACGCCTGTCGAACGATGGGCTAGTAAGCGGACGGTACCAGTTTGGACGGGTCGTGCCGCAACGTCGTTgtcagcagcagcagcaggagCAACAGAAACAGCAACGGCAACAAACGTACGAGGAGAATCGTTCTTCGCAGCGGATCGAGGACCAGCTAACACGGCTGGGATCCATCTCGAAGATTGTCGGATCGAGAAGGAAAGGGAGGAGTTGGAGGCGACGAAGAAGGTGGAGCATTGGCAACGGCAATATTGTCAGGatcaacagcagcagcagcggcgTCACTTCGAGAGGTCAACGCTGCAAAGTTCAGGAGCAGCGGGACGTTTTGAACTGAATGGTCGGCCGATGTCGCGCAACGATGCGATATCGCCGCTTCCGCGGCCTCTCTCCTCGCGAACGAACATTGCCGCGAGCGACGACGACCGTATCAACGGCGCCGTGGACTCGGATTCGCGTTTCGTCTTGTCTGAAACGCGCGTGCACGATCACAGCCGGCCGTTTCCGCCCCCGCGGTTACCGCTTGTACACGTGACGACGTCTGTGCCGTCTGTCCCACccccgccgccaccaccgccgccacccTTGACGTCGCGATCGGTACCCGGGTCACCGACAACCCGCGTCGCGCCACTCACTATGCCTCTCACGCCGCTGTCGAGTTCCTTTCGAAGTAGGTCGTCTCTACGTCGTTCGCAAAACGTAGAGACCTCGCCGAGCGACGTCAATTCCAGAAGTCTGTTGTCGCCGTCGTCCGTAGACACTACGATCACGACGATCACGACGTCGCCGAGAAGTCCGATCGGCGAGGTGAGCCTCGCCGCCCCGCGACCGGACGGCGAGAGGACCATCAACGAATACGTCGAGGCACCGTTCAAGAATTCGCGTTGCAATCAGGAACGACGCCTTGATGCCGACACCAAGACAGCCGGGGACTGCCCGAAAACCGAGAGGAGgcatcatcatcatcaccatcaccatcatcatcaCCATAGAGGCCACGAAGATAGCACGGTGGTGCCGACACATCGAGCGCGAGGTCGCGCGAAAAATCTAAGTATACGCGGCTTTGGGAGCGGTCCCGGGGTCATTTCTTCCGTCGCCACGTCGGCTAACGCCGCGACAGCGAACGCCGTCACGAAACAACCGGTCTCTTTTACGAAGGAACCGGCCAATACGCTTGGCACGAGGACCTACGATCCGGCTGCACTGTCGATCATATGCGATTTTTGCGGTAGATGCCGATGCGAGTCGTGCCGGGAGCCGCCTCCGCTACCCAGCAAATGGCTCTGTGACAATACGTGCCTCTGCTCGGCAGAAACCGTTCTAGATTACGCGTCCTGTTTATGTTGCGTCAAGGGCCTCTTCTACCATTGCGTGgacggcggcagcggcggtgCCGTTCCCAGCACCATGGACACCGACGTCGCCGCGACGAGCTGTGCCGATGAGCCCTGTTCCTGCACCGGTAATCGCACGGCATCCAGGTGGGCCTGTTTAGGCGCCCTAGCGTTGCTAATGCCCTGCTTATTGTGCTATTGGCCTCTTCGAGGTTGCGTAACTCTTTGCGAGACGTGCTACGCGCGTCACGCAGCGCAGGGCTGCCGGTGCAATATGAACGCGATCGGTAGTAGACATCATCCCATCACAAGTGATATCGGAGACTCGAGGGACCCGGAGAAGAGGCTGTTAGATCCAGTCACGCCGGAGCTTTGA
- the LOC139104200 gene encoding small G protein signaling modulator 3 homolog gives MDLAKSFFNVRDHDGYVGKDEHSKKLETAVSEDEVEVEVGGLCGETLSPAPGGPFSALTPSMWPQDILAKLNQPDDPNSQPEYRFDEFGFRVEEEDGPEQNSKKLLGIPFVEDPQHRLQWIALLEFSHNKEIAELSWQNMDRNLPRTDKLREMVRRGIPHSLRPQIWMRMSGALQKKCSSEIMYKDIVKASSNDALMTNKQIEKDLLRIMPANACFSHLHSTGIPRLRRVMRALAWLYPDIGYCQGTGTMAASLLLLLEEEDAFWMMATIVEDLLPASYYSSTLLGVQADQRVLRTLVANYLPDIDHVLVQHDIELSLISLHWFLTLFASVVHMKILLRIWDMFLFDGSIVLFQITIGMLKIKETDLKQLENSAQIFNALSDIPGDIDDVDQLFNVSLEVSGSLTDVLVETHRRRHLAYLMADQGGLVGNPDAVPNLPKQHLNRRQMKRSKSMLQTILFGNDDGEDDAKSKNIRQTEILVDLREAVLQVARHFINVDPKLNNIVLIADYTMESHAKDHDNYVNVSQTRKRRAKALLDFERHDDDELGFRKNDIITIISQKDEHCWVGELNGLRGWFPAKFVELLDERSKQYTCAGDDAVSEAVTDLVRGTLCPTVKAVLEHGMKRPSFLGGPCHPWLFIEEASNREVEKDFNSVYSRLVLCKTYRLDEDGKVLTPEELLYRCVQSVNLTHDNAHAQMDVKLRSLICLGLNEQVLHLWLEVLCSCVEVVQKWYQPWSFINSPGWVQIKCELRILSQFAFNLNPDWELPPKKEQSQPLKDGVRDMLVKHHLFSWDL, from the exons ATGGACTTGGCCAAGTCGTTTTTCAACGTCCGCGATCACGATGGTTATGTTGGGAAAGACGAGCATAGC aaaaaattgGAAACAGCAGTCTCTGAAGATGAGGTTGAAGTAGAAGTTGGAGGTTTGTGTGGTGAGACTTTATCACCAGCACCAGGAGGACCATTTTCAGCATTAACTCCATCCATGTGGCCCCAGGATATTCTAGCTAAATTAAATCAACCTGATGATCCAAATTCACAGCCTGAATAtag ATTTGATGAATTTGGCTTTCGTGTGGAGGAAGAAGATGGCCCAGaacaaaattcaaaaaaattacttgGAATACCATTTGTTGAAGATCCTCAACACag attgCAATGGATTGCTCTCTTGGAATTTAGCcataataaagaaatagcAGAACTTTCCTGGCAAAATATGGATCGGAATTTACCACGTACGGATAAATTACGTGAAATGGTTCGCCGTGGCATACCCCATTCTTTGAGACCGCAAATTTGGATGCGCATGTCAG GAGCACTTCAGAAAAAATGTTCATCGGAAATAATGTACAAAGATATAGTAAAAGCCTCAAGTAATGATGCATTAATGACCAATAAGCAAATAGAAAAAGACCTTCTTCGAATTATGCCGGCCAATGCATGTTTTAGTCATCTCCATAGTACTGGCATACCTCGTTTAAGACGCGTGATGCGTGCCTTAGCTTGGCTATATCCCGATATTGG TTACTGTCAAGGTACAGGTACAATGGCTGCATCATTATTGTTACTTTTGGAAGAGGAAGATGCATTCTGGATGATGGCAACAATAGTAGAAGATTTGTTACCAGCTTCTTATTATTCTTCAACATTATTAG gtGTCCAAGCTGACCAAAGAGTTCTTCGCACGTTAGTAGCTAATTATCTTCCCGATATAGATCACGTTCTGGTTCAACATGACATAGAATTAAGTCTTATATCTTTACACTGGTTTCTGACTTTATTTGCATCAGTTGTACACATGAAAATATTGTTACGAATATGGGATATGTTTCTTTTCGATGGATCTATAGTTTTGTTTCAAATTACAATTGGAAtgctgaaaataaaag AAACAGATTTAAAACAACTTGAAAACTCTGCACAAATATTTAACGCTCTCTCAGATATACCCGGAGACATCGATGACGTGGACCAGCTGTTCAAT GTATCTTTAGAAGTTAGTGGATCTCTGACAGATGTATTAGTCGAAACACATCGACGTCGTCATTTAGCTTATTTAATGGCTGATCAAGGTGGATTAGTGGGAAATCCGGATGCAGTACCAAATTTACCAAAACAACATTTAAATAG ACGTCAAATGAAACGAAGTAAATCTATGTtacaaacaattttatttggaaaCGATGATGGTGAAGATGATGCAAAGTCTAAAAATATTCGTCAAACAG aaattttagTTGATTTGAGAGAAGCTGTTTTACAAGTTGCGagacattttataaatgttgatccaaagttaaataatattgttctCATAGCTGATTATACTATGGAAAGTCATGCAAAAGATCATGATAATTATGTTAACGTATCACAGACGCGGAAAAGAAGAGCAAAAGCTTTATTAG ATTTTGAAAGACATGACGACGATGAGCTTGGTTTTCGAAAAAATGacataattacaattattagtCAAAAAGATGAACACTGCTGGGTAGGAGAACTGAATGGATTGAGAG gATGGTTTCCTGCAAAATTTGTAGAATTACTAGACGAACGAAGCAAACAATATACATGTGCTGGAGATGATGCAGTTAGTGAAGCAGTTACTGACTTAGTGAGAGGTACATTGTGCCCCACTGTGAAAGCAGTATTAGAACATGGAATGAAAAGACCATCATTTTTGGGTGGGCCATGCCATCCGTGGCTATTTATAGAAGAAGCTTCTAACAGAGAAGtggaaaaagattttaattctgtttatAGTCGATTGGTCCTGTGCAAAACATATCGATTAGATGAAGACGGCAAAGTTCTAACACCAGAAGAG ttattatATCGTTGCGTCCAATCTGTAAATTTAACACACGACAATGCACATGCTCAGATGGATGTAAAATTACGATCACTTATTTGTCTCGGATTAAACGAacaagtgcttcacttatgGTTAGAAGTTTTATGTTCCTGTGTAGAAGTAGTGCAAAAATG GTATCAACCATGGAGCTTCATAAACAGTCCAGGATGGGTGCAAATAAAATGTGAGTTAAGAATATTGAGTCAATTTGCATTCAACTTGAATCCCGATTGGGAATTACCGCCCAAAAAAGAGCAATCACAACCGTTAAAAGATGGAGTTCGCGATATGCTAGTCAAACATCATTTATTTAGTTGGGACCTTTAG